The following proteins are encoded in a genomic region of Phycisphaerae bacterium:
- a CDS encoding electron transfer flavoprotein subunit beta/FixA family protein: protein MKILSLVKYVPESTAAIKVKADGSGIEAAGVKLVMNPFCEFAVEAALQFKEKNAAASAELTVMTLGPAAAVDVLRTAFAMGVENGVHLCDPLFDGLDDLGVARVLAAAVRDQKFDVIFTGKHAIDYDRGQVGPALAELLGMPHVGAVTAIEWGGGFKSAIARRRIEGAEEVVEVQLPCLFTIEKGYVEPRYPSLPGLMKAKKKPVDTKNAAALGLSAADLGGDNWTTKMDGFTPPPPRPPGRKLEGEPEQVVQELVRILRDEEKLI, encoded by the coding sequence ATGAAGATTCTCTCTCTCGTCAAGTATGTTCCCGAGTCCACGGCCGCCATCAAGGTGAAGGCCGACGGCAGCGGCATCGAAGCCGCCGGCGTCAAGCTGGTGATGAATCCGTTCTGCGAATTCGCCGTGGAGGCCGCGCTGCAGTTCAAGGAAAAAAATGCCGCCGCCTCCGCGGAACTCACCGTCATGACGCTCGGTCCGGCCGCCGCGGTGGATGTCCTGCGAACCGCTTTCGCGATGGGCGTCGAAAATGGCGTCCATCTGTGCGATCCGCTCTTCGACGGCCTCGATGATCTGGGCGTCGCCCGGGTGCTTGCCGCCGCGGTCAGGGATCAGAAGTTCGATGTGATCTTCACCGGCAAGCATGCGATCGACTACGACCGGGGGCAGGTCGGCCCCGCGCTGGCCGAACTGCTGGGCATGCCGCATGTCGGCGCGGTCACGGCGATCGAGTGGGGGGGCGGCTTCAAGTCCGCGATCGCCCGCCGACGAATCGAGGGCGCCGAGGAGGTTGTCGAGGTGCAACTGCCTTGTCTCTTCACGATCGAAAAGGGCTATGTCGAGCCGCGCTATCCTTCGCTCCCGGGCCTGATGAAGGCCAAGAAGAAGCCGGTCGACACGAAGAACGCGGCCGCCCTGGGCCTTTCGGCCGCGGATCTCGGCGGTGACAATTGGACGACGAAGATGGACGGCTTCACGCCGCCGCCACCGCGCCCGCCCGGCCGGAAGCTGGAGGGCGAGCCCGAGCAGGTCGTCCAGGAACTCGTCCGCATCCTGCGGGATGAGGAGAAGCTGATCTAG